A DNA window from Arachis hypogaea cultivar Tifrunner chromosome 18, arahy.Tifrunner.gnm2.J5K5, whole genome shotgun sequence contains the following coding sequences:
- the LOC112769742 gene encoding B3 domain-containing transcription factor VAL3-like produces the protein MTPMFKKVLSATDTKVKSGRLVIPTKGARAYLPELEDKQRCILLEILDTKGNIWKLSYRFWENNRGRIYVLGGLKAYITIWKWQVGDQDCVLVDLEFNWAVWNKMRVIRLEKLTFGSLELVKGEVFEVFRA, from the exons ATGACTCCTATGTTCAAGAAAGTTCTAAGTGCAACCGATACTAAAGTCAAGAGTGGACGTCTTGTGATTCCAACCAAAGGCGCAAGG GCTTATCTTCCAGAACTTGAGGATAAGCAACGATGCATTCTCCTTGAAATTCTTGACACCAAAGGGAATATTTGGAAGTTAAGCTACCGTTTTTGGGAGAACAACAGAGGGAGGATCTATGTTCTTGGAGGCCTTAAAGCTTATATTACTATTTGGAAATGGCAAGTTGGTGACCAAG attgtgttcttgttgatttggagttcaattggGCGGTTTGGAACAAAATGCGGGTGATTAGGCTTGAGAAATTGACGTTTGGAAGTTTAGAGCTTGTGAAAGGAGAGGTTTTTGAGGTGTTCCgagcttag